The Nitrospira tepida genome includes a window with the following:
- a CDS encoding class I SAM-dependent methyltransferase produces MSTGALSSEADSLKARLKQTWMAGDYDRFSRYLEGGAREFYERLAVPPGSRLLDVGCGSGQLVLMAAKDGLDVTGVDIASNLIERARARAQAEGLRVRFEEADAEALPFEDASFDAVVSLIAAMFAPRPDFVAKELLRVCTPGGTIAMANWTPQGFVGQMFKAVSKFIAPSGMPAPVLWGDEATVRERFGQGLAELHLTKRHYLFSYPFPPSEVVEFFRLYYGPTNRAFASLDGGGREQLRQELETLWSAHNRAGLGCTMVLAEYLEVIGVRA; encoded by the coding sequence ATGTCGACCGGCGCTCTTTCGTCTGAAGCGGACAGTCTGAAGGCAAGGCTCAAGCAGACCTGGATGGCCGGCGACTACGATCGATTCTCGCGGTACCTGGAAGGCGGAGCGCGGGAGTTTTACGAGCGCCTCGCGGTCCCGCCTGGTTCCCGCTTACTGGATGTCGGTTGCGGCTCCGGCCAGCTCGTGCTGATGGCCGCGAAGGACGGTCTGGACGTGACCGGCGTGGACATTGCGAGCAATTTGATCGAGCGGGCGCGGGCGCGCGCGCAAGCGGAGGGGTTGCGGGTCCGCTTCGAGGAGGCCGATGCCGAGGCGCTCCCCTTCGAGGATGCAAGCTTCGACGCGGTCGTGAGCTTGATCGCCGCGATGTTTGCACCGCGGCCGGACTTTGTCGCCAAAGAACTGCTGCGAGTCTGCACGCCGGGCGGCACCATTGCCATGGCCAATTGGACGCCGCAGGGTTTCGTCGGGCAGATGTTCAAGGCGGTCTCGAAATTCATTGCCCCCTCCGGGATGCCCGCGCCGGTCCTCTGGGGCGACGAAGCCACGGTCCGGGAACGATTCGGCCAGGGGCTGGCGGAGCTTCACCTGACAAAGCGCCACTATCTGTTCAGCTATCCCTTTCCTCCCTCGGAGGTGGTGGAGTTCTTCCGCCTCTACTATGGGCCGACCAATCGGGCCTTTGCGTCCCTTGACGGCGGCGGCCGTGAGCAACTTCGCCAGGAACTTGAGACCCTCTGGTCGGCTCACAATCGAGCGGGCCTGGGCTGCACCATGGTCTTGGCTGAGTATCTGGAGGTGATCGGCGTTCGAGCGTGA
- a CDS encoding type II toxin-antitoxin system HicA family toxin has product MTKLPQVFHDRVVRALKHAGFYVLREGKHISMTNDKHLVIIPRHHTIKPGTLKHILDSAEISPEQFKDLL; this is encoded by the coding sequence ATGACGAAACTGCCCCAGGTCTTTCATGACCGTGTCGTGAGAGCCCTCAAACACGCCGGCTTCTACGTACTTCGTGAGGGCAAGCATATTTCAATGACCAACGACAAGCATCTCGTCATCATCCCCCGTCATCACACCATCAAGCCTGGCACCTTGAAACACATCCTAGACTCGGCAGAGATTTCTCCCGAACAATTCAAAGACCTGCTCTGA
- a CDS encoding Uma2 family endonuclease, which produces MAAPAIQTKRWTRQEYDRMAEAGIFSPDDRVQLIDGEIVTMTPQNSPHAAAIGKTQRVLDRIFGPNVWVRVQMPLIVDPDSEPEPDLAVVPGAPDDYRNQHPRSALLLVEVSDTTLPLDRDQKRAIYARAGVPEYWIVNLAERCLEVYRDPMSSADQPARYHASQRLTATDKITPLARPDASVSVADLLP; this is translated from the coding sequence ATGGCTGCACCGGCCATCCAAACCAAACGCTGGACTCGTCAGGAATACGACCGCATGGCCGAAGCGGGCATCTTCAGTCCGGACGACCGTGTCCAACTGATCGACGGTGAAATCGTCACCATGACTCCCCAAAACAGCCCGCATGCCGCAGCCATCGGAAAGACCCAACGCGTGCTCGACCGCATCTTTGGACCGAATGTCTGGGTCCGCGTGCAAATGCCGCTTATCGTTGATCCCGATTCGGAGCCGGAACCAGACCTTGCGGTTGTTCCAGGAGCCCCGGACGATTATCGCAACCAACACCCTCGCTCGGCTCTGCTCCTTGTCGAGGTATCAGACACCACCCTCCCGTTGGATCGGGACCAGAAGAGGGCGATTTATGCCCGCGCCGGCGTCCCTGAGTACTGGATCGTCAATCTCGCGGAACGCTGCCTCGAGGTGTACCGCGACCCGATGTCCTCCGCCGACCAGCCGGCTCGCTACCACGCCAGCCAACGGTTGACGGCCACCGACAAGATCACGCCGCTCGCCCGCCCCGACGCCTCGGTCTCTGTCGCCGACCTCTTGCCGTAA
- a CDS encoding AraC family transcriptional regulator, with product MDVLSEVLKSIKLDGALFYNGEFSAPWCFRSPTSRLMASYLSADSRHVIVYHLLTEGRGYAQVEGDDRPLPLNAGDLVIFPRGDSHLMGNGTPVTPFDSAQELQRVLAEGLTLSRRGGGGEITRVVCGYMACEPQLSRIFLGGLPPILKVHIRDDDSGQWLEQSVRYAVGHADASRPGGEAVLARLSEVLFIETLRRYIARLPPEQTGWLAGVRDPEVGKALALLHRQPAHPWTIASLASEVGTSRSVLAERFRRYLSETPMAYLTRWRLQLAAQRLASTNDSVVQIAGEVGYESEPSFNRAFKREFGLPPARYRGDARAVRSKTGRDPSTNEQRRRKP from the coding sequence ATGGATGTCCTCTCCGAAGTCCTCAAATCGATCAAGCTCGACGGAGCCCTGTTTTACAACGGCGAATTTTCCGCGCCCTGGTGTTTTCGCTCACCCACCTCGCGCCTCATGGCGTCCTATCTTTCGGCAGACTCCCGGCATGTGATCGTCTATCACCTGCTGACCGAGGGCCGCGGGTATGCTCAGGTGGAGGGGGACGATCGGCCGCTTCCGCTCAACGCGGGCGACCTCGTCATCTTTCCGCGCGGCGATTCGCACCTGATGGGAAACGGGACGCCCGTCACGCCGTTCGACAGCGCGCAAGAGCTGCAACGGGTGTTAGCGGAGGGCCTCACGCTCTCACGCCGAGGCGGAGGTGGGGAGATCACCAGAGTCGTCTGCGGGTACATGGCCTGCGAGCCGCAACTCAGCCGGATCTTTCTGGGAGGGTTGCCGCCGATTCTGAAGGTTCATATCCGAGACGACGACTCCGGCCAATGGCTGGAGCAGTCCGTCCGCTATGCGGTAGGGCACGCCGATGCATCCAGGCCCGGTGGTGAGGCCGTGCTCGCCCGTTTGTCCGAAGTCCTGTTCATCGAAACCCTGCGGCGCTACATCGCGCGGCTTCCGCCGGAACAGACCGGATGGCTCGCCGGCGTCCGCGACCCGGAGGTCGGAAAGGCCTTGGCCCTGCTGCATCGCCAACCGGCCCATCCCTGGACGATCGCTTCCCTCGCGAGCGAAGTCGGAACCTCGCGGTCCGTCCTGGCCGAGCGGTTCCGTCGGTATCTTTCGGAAACCCCCATGGCTTACCTCACGCGCTGGCGGCTGCAGCTCGCCGCGCAACGGCTCGCCTCCACGAACGACAGCGTGGTTCAAATTGCCGGGGAAGTGGGCTATGAGTCGGAGCCGTCCTTTAACCGCGCCTTCAAGCGCGAGTTCGGCCTCCCGCCGGCCCGATACCGAGGCGACGCGAGAGCAGTTCGCAGCAAAACCGGCCGCGACCCATCGACGAATGAACAGCGCCGCAGGAAACCGTGA
- a CDS encoding type II toxin-antitoxin system HicB family antitoxin — protein MEYPIVIEQDQEAGGYVVYCPTLKGCVSQGETEEEALENIKDAIKAYLESIEDLKRRHKLKTVEVSV, from the coding sequence ATGGAATATCCAATCGTCATAGAGCAAGATCAGGAGGCCGGCGGGTATGTCGTATATTGTCCCACGCTAAAAGGCTGCGTCTCCCAGGGCGAAACCGAAGAAGAAGCCCTGGAAAATATCAAAGACGCCATTAAGGCCTACCTGGAAAGCATTGAGGATCTCAAACGCCGTCATAAGCTCAAGACCGTCGAAGTCAGCGTATGA